One genomic window of Arachis hypogaea cultivar Tifrunner chromosome 8, arahy.Tifrunner.gnm2.J5K5, whole genome shotgun sequence includes the following:
- the LOC112705768 gene encoding synaptotagmin-2, translated as MVLSKKIHMILKIFFLSRAEALEKMSFFSTIFGFFGFGIGISFGLVAGYFLFIYSESADVKDPEIQPLANQDSETLQRIIPEIPLWIKNPDFDRVDWLNRLIEYMWPYLDKAICKTAEGIVKPMIAEQIPNYKIDSVEFEVLTLGSLPPTFQGMKVYITDEKELIMEPSIKWAGNPNVTVAVKAFGLKPTIQVVDLQVFLAPRVTLKPLVPSFPCFANIFVSLMEKPHVDFGLKLVGIDLMSIPGLYRFVQELIKDQVANMYLWPKTLDVQIMDPAKAMRRAIGILVVKVVRAMKLKKKDLLGASDPYVKIKLSGDNMPAKKTTVKHKNLNPEWNEEFNLLVKDPQTQTLEFEVYDWEQVGRHDFMGTNVVALKELKEEETKVVTLDLLKNMDSNDAANDKSRGQIVMELTYKAFKEEEMGKGFEETEMMMMDKAPEGTPPGGGLLVVVVHEAQDVEGKYHTNPQVRLIFRGEERKTKHVKKNRDPRWEEEFQFVVEEPPTNDKLHVEVVSTSSRNLLRQKESLGYADISLADVVTNKRINERYHLIDSKNGRLQIELMWRPSQPAT; from the exons ATGGTTCTTTCGAAGAAGATacatatgattttgaaaatattttttctttccaGAGCTGAAGCTTTAGAGAAGATGAGTTTCTTCAGTACCATTTTTGGGTTTTTCGGTTTCGGAATTGGAATTTCATTTGGCCTCGTCGCCGGCTATTTTCTCTTCATTTACTCTGAATCCGCCGATGTTAAG GATCCTGAGATCCAACCACTAGCGAATCAAGACTCAGAAACTCTCCAACGAATAATTCCTGAGATTCCACTTTGGATTAAAAATCCAGACTTCGATCGG GTTGACTGGCTTAACAGGCTTATCGAATACATGTGGCCCTATCTTGACAAG GCAATATGCAAGACCGCAGAGGGCATTGTGAAACCCATGATTGCAGAGCAGATTCCCAACTATAAAATTGATTCTGTAGAGTTTGAAGTGCTCACTCTCGGCAGCCTGCCCCCTACTTTTCAAG GGATGAAAGTTTATATAACTGATGAGAAGGAGTTAATTATGGAACCAAGTATCAAATGGGCTGGAAATCCTAATGTCACCGTCGCAGTTAAGGCATTTGGCTTGAAACCAACCATTCAAGTGGTGGATTTGCAAGTTTTTCTTGCACCTCGTGTCACTTTGAAACCTTTGGTTCCAAGCTTTCCTTGTTTTGCCAACATCTTTGTGTCTCTCATGGAAAAG CCACATGTTGACTTCGGACTAAAGCTTGTAGGGATTGATCTTATGTCTATTCCTGGTCTCTACAGGTTTGTTCAG GAGCTTATCAAAGATCAGGTTGCGAATATGTATTTATGGCCCAAAACCCTCGACGTTCAAATCATGGATCCGGCAAA AGCAATGAGGAGGGCTATTGGAATTTTAGTTGTAAAAGTAGTGAGAGCAATGAAGCTAAAGAAGAAAGATCTTCTTGGTGCATCTGACCCTTATGTGAAGATAAAGCTTTCTGGGGACAATATGCCAGCGAAAAAGACAACGGTGAAGCACAAGAACTTGAACCCAGAATGGAATGAAGAATTTAATTTGCTAGTGAAGGATCCACAAACACAGACACTAGAGTTTGAAGTGTATGACTGGGAGCAGGTCGGGAGGCATGATTTTATGGGTACGAATGTGGTGGCTCTGAAAGAGTTGAAAGAGGAAGAAACAAAGGTTGTAACACTGGATCTGCTGAAGAACATGGATTCGAATGATGCGGCAAATGACAAGTCCCGAGGTCAGATAGTTATGGAATTAACATATAAGGCTTTCAAGGAGGAAGAGATGGGGAAAGGGTTTGAAGAGAcagagatgatgatgatggataAAGCTCCAGAAGGGACTCCTCCAGGTGGAGGATTGCTTGTAGTTGTAGTCCATGAGGCACAAGACGTGGAAGGAAAGTACCACACGAATCCACAAGTACGCCTCATTTTCAGGGGAGAGGAGAGGAAAACCAAACACGTGAAGAAGAACAGAGACCCACGGTGGGAAGAGGAGTTCCAGTTTGTGGTGGAGGAGCCTCCCACTAACGACAAATTACATGTGGAGGTTGTTAGCACTTCTTCCCGTAATTTGCTTCGTCAGAAGGAGTCTCTCGGTTACGCTGACATCTCTCTTGCTGATGTTGTTACTAACAAGAGAATCAATGAGAGATATCATCTCATAGATTCCAAGAATGGTCGCCTTCAGATTGAGCTCATGTGGAGACCTTCTCAGCCCGCCACTTGA